tgaAAACTGATCAGCCATccatttggattgtgatggcaccCGAAAGGcagtgtaagtttcatgctccctTCACTGCCTTTGGCAGCTCATAAGCTTCTGATTTATATAATGTTACTTGTTTTACAGATGAGAGACCACATGCATTATCCATAAATTCTTGCTACTCAATTCTATGGCAGTCCTATCTGACCGATCAGGTATGTACCATACACAATTTTCACGCATGCACAGGGGGCATAATCAGGGGTTCTGGTTTGATGTGGAGTATTTTGGACAAGGTCAAGGGTACTTCTCCTGCAGCCATATTTCCACTCCACACAACATAGATTCAATTTAACGGTACACCAGTCTCTTCCAGACCTAAACCCATTATTTCGTAAACTTTTATGTCATTGGTCAACagtgaaattaaaaaaaaacgtCTTGTACCCTAATGTACTCATGACATTACATATCACCTTGTTTCTCCTGCCCATTAGCAAACATCCATGTTGTAAAATATACATCCATTATCCAACAGCTTATGGTAACtttacacatgtacaacacaACCCACAAAGCTATAATGCAGCTGTTGTCTTGTAACAGATTGTGGATGCAGTACTTTACTGCACAAATGATCATGTAACCAACATAAAAAAGCTTGTTTTATTGTTGATGGATGTTTCATTATTTGTGCGATATGATCCTCAAGAATAAGATTGAATTCTAGgggtgatttttaaattttaaatttctaCCACAAAAATTGGGGTTCACTTCAAACCTTCCTCCCCCATGATTGTGCCCTGTGTGGATAATTATTAGACGATTGACTCCTACTTGCAATTGACACAAAGAGAAGCACAAAAGGTAAAGAGCATGTTACATATCTTTTCAGATACTAAGATAATTTGTTATAGGCTGGAACTCGACTGCAGGTATTCAGTTCACAGTTTTTTCAGAAACTAGCCACTCAAGGGTACCAGAGTGTCACAAACTGGTACAGATCGGTAAGTTAATTTTCATGTAGCATAACTATAAATTCTACTTGACGTATAGGTTGACCTGCATCAACAAGACCTGTTATTGTTTAGCATAAACGAACAGGGACGCCATTGGTGTCTACTGGTAATGTCATAGAGTATTATGTGCAAATTTATCAACAAAAACATATTACATTGAATTAGGTTGTAGATTTTGTAAATCGAACAGTGGAGTATTGTGACTCACTTCACAATCACAACATTAACAATTGGTTAACAGCAaagtaacatacatacatacatatgtgtgcATAAGTTGACACGAAACATTTTAGGGAGTTTTTGGATGAAAGGTCAACTTCACACAGTCAGTGGAAGCAATACACTTACAAAATTAGAAAAGTAAGTGTGTATAGATGGGTTGCCTTTTAAGGATTGGTAAATTTACTGTAACCTTTCCACCTACTTTCTAGGGCATGAACAAATGTCAAACATTCGTTAGAATGTTCGATAAGCTTAACATTCGAATGTAAATTTCAACATTCGTTATATCACCCACACTCAATTATTACCACTGTAAGAGTAGGTTTTTACTTTTATATGGTTGTTTTTAACATTAATTTGAGGTAAAAAGGTTTCAGAAATGTACGCAAACCCATCTTTGGTACATGTTCATAATTCAAAATTATTACTATTGTACTAATTGAGTGAGTGTAACAACATTCGAACATTCATTAAGAATAATTAGAGAATGTTCGAATGTTAAATTTTAATGTTCATTCATGCCCTACTACTTTCTGAGTTTTGAAAGTCCAAAATGTATTACTGTACAGGCAGTGAAGATGACAAGCTTTTTGTGAGCAAATACTAGCCAACCTAGAACAGAAATATATATTAGAGTCAGGTTCAAGCTTTAAAATATACAGTGTGTAAGGTGAAGGATGAACGAGGTGATTTTTCTCTCATTCTTGGATTTTTGGAAAGCGACAAAACTCACTGAAAACATTTTTCATAGGACTTTCactactacttagaatgatgAATTAAAATGTTTTGTACCATTGAATATTCCATCCCATTTCATGTCACCCCCCTCGATACACTAATTTTGATCCTTTGCTAGCCCGTATACACTAAATATACAGCAGTAAATCAGAATTAGAAATACATCACATATCAGGTGATAAAGCATTAACATAATTTATGTATCACTACCTTGTGTACATCATTTGCAATTAAATATACTGTAATTGTAGGACCTACCCCGACAGCACAATAGTTATGATGGTGGAGCATTTGTGTGCCAGGTAAAAGATGCAAGGTCACACAATAAATATGATTTCAACTTCACTACTCAGTATGCTTTGCATTGTGTTCGAGGGGACCGGATG
This portion of the Dysidea avara chromosome 12, odDysAvar1.4, whole genome shotgun sequence genome encodes:
- the LOC136240792 gene encoding uncharacterized protein yields the protein MGHYTAFFCSSKDLKQWFYANDAEVMQVSVATVLQQEPFLAFYRLRKDERPHALSINSCYSILWQSYLTDQVCTIHNFHACTGGIIRGSGLMWSILDKVKGTSPAAIFPLHTT